From Nocardioides sp. HDW12B, the proteins below share one genomic window:
- a CDS encoding HEAT repeat domain-containing protein — protein sequence MVPVSDPPRSRVHAAVREHGEAAVVGWCTELLRGSGPHGVPREGALVLGGRHGVALLADPGGDHAWWWQVWGARGLLHAWHPDAVGPVLAALDHQQWRVREGALRVVARRRLDHDLQRVADRQDDPVARVRAAAGRALARIEAADRQPATAGSSVSSSHARTGQSSAASADRGSPSNART from the coding sequence GTGGTCCCGGTCTCCGACCCGCCGCGGTCCCGCGTCCACGCGGCGGTCCGCGAGCACGGCGAGGCCGCGGTCGTGGGCTGGTGCACCGAGCTGCTCCGCGGGTCCGGTCCGCACGGCGTGCCCCGCGAGGGAGCGCTCGTCCTCGGCGGCCGGCACGGCGTCGCCCTGCTCGCCGACCCGGGCGGCGACCATGCCTGGTGGTGGCAGGTCTGGGGTGCCCGCGGCCTCCTCCACGCCTGGCACCCCGACGCGGTGGGTCCCGTGCTGGCGGCTCTCGACCACCAGCAGTGGCGGGTCCGTGAGGGCGCCCTGCGGGTGGTGGCCCGTCGCCGCCTCGACCACGACCTCCAGCGGGTCGCCGACCGGCAGGACGACCCGGTCGCCCGTGTCCGCGCCGCCGCCGGCCGCGCCCTGGCCCGGATCGAGGCGGCGGACCGTCAGCCCGCCACGGCCGGGTCGAGCGTCTCCAGCAGCCACGCGCGGACCGGCCAGTCCTCCGCGGCCTCGGCCGACCGCGGCTCGCCCTCGAACGCGCGCACGTAG
- a CDS encoding phosphotransferase, protein MPVDLWTSPAFVDEARAWTAAHLGEGSLTGEWEQPHARAWSSAIRFGTTRGSVWFKVNGPGTRHESRLTRLMSELVPDLVPELLAADDARGWTLMRDAGPTLRSVRPPEELWGRWELLLPRYAEAQRVLSGHEHDVLAARVPDQRPSLLPGHLADTTARLAGTPVEDGGLSVEETHRLEAVAADHADWCAELAASGVVPSVNHDDLHSSNVCLPSGGDVDAARVIDWGDAVWSHPFATLLATLNSIAWHAGTEVTDPRVRRVRDAYLEVYADHGSATERERWVRLARRTGCVTKALSYVRAFEGEPRSAEAAEDWPVRAWLLETLDPAVAG, encoded by the coding sequence ATGCCCGTCGATCTGTGGACCTCGCCCGCCTTCGTCGACGAGGCTCGCGCGTGGACCGCCGCCCACCTGGGCGAGGGCTCGCTGACGGGGGAGTGGGAGCAGCCGCACGCCCGTGCGTGGTCCAGCGCGATCCGGTTCGGCACGACCCGGGGGAGCGTGTGGTTCAAGGTCAACGGCCCGGGCACCCGGCACGAGTCCCGCCTGACACGGCTGATGAGCGAGCTCGTGCCCGACCTGGTGCCGGAGCTGCTGGCCGCCGACGACGCCCGCGGCTGGACGCTGATGCGCGACGCCGGGCCGACGCTGCGCTCGGTCCGGCCGCCGGAGGAGCTGTGGGGACGCTGGGAGCTGCTGCTCCCGCGGTACGCCGAGGCGCAGCGGGTCCTGAGCGGCCACGAGCACGACGTGCTGGCGGCCCGCGTCCCGGACCAGCGGCCGTCCCTCCTGCCCGGTCACCTCGCCGACACCACGGCTCGGCTGGCCGGCACACCCGTCGAGGACGGAGGGCTGTCCGTCGAGGAGACCCACCGGCTCGAGGCCGTCGCCGCCGACCACGCCGACTGGTGCGCGGAGCTCGCCGCCTCGGGGGTGGTGCCGTCGGTCAACCACGACGACCTGCACTCTTCGAACGTGTGCCTCCCGTCCGGCGGCGACGTCGACGCCGCGCGGGTCATCGACTGGGGTGACGCAGTCTGGTCGCACCCCTTCGCGACCCTGCTCGCCACGCTCAACTCGATCGCATGGCACGCCGGCACCGAGGTCACCGACCCCCGCGTCCGGCGAGTGCGCGACGCCTACCTCGAGGTGTACGCCGACCACGGCTCGGCCACCGAGAGGGAGCGCTGGGTCCGGCTGGCCCGACGGACCGGCTGCGTCACGAAGGCGCTCTCCTACGTGCGCGCGTTCGAGGGCGAGCCGCGGTCGGCCGAGGCCGCGGAGGACTGGCCGGTCCGCGCGTGGCTGCTGGAGACGCTCGACCCGGCCGTGGCGGGCTGA
- a CDS encoding flavin reductase family protein produces the protein MTIHRSHPFEPAREDRDALRRFRGRLASGVTLWTAGSGPEPAGGAWAGLTVSSMMVAAGEPARVLALLDPDSDVVGVLRDTGVATVQVLAWSHRQLAEMFAGTAPAPGGAFTHAGFEQTPWGPGLVDAPARLGVRLESEREVGWSVEVTCVVEHAEVSDADLGDEPLVHQRGRWWRIGTGA, from the coding sequence CCCACCCCTTCGAGCCCGCTCGTGAGGACCGCGACGCCCTGCGCCGGTTCCGGGGCCGGCTCGCCTCCGGCGTCACCCTCTGGACCGCCGGCTCGGGGCCCGAGCCCGCCGGTGGGGCCTGGGCCGGGCTGACGGTGTCGTCGATGATGGTGGCGGCGGGCGAGCCCGCGCGCGTGCTGGCGCTGCTCGACCCCGACAGCGACGTGGTCGGGGTGCTGCGGGACACCGGCGTCGCGACGGTCCAGGTGCTGGCCTGGTCGCACCGCCAGCTGGCCGAGATGTTCGCCGGCACCGCTCCCGCCCCCGGCGGGGCGTTCACCCACGCCGGGTTCGAGCAGACGCCGTGGGGGCCTGGCCTCGTCGACGCACCGGCCCGGCTCGGCGTACGCCTGGAGTCGGAGCGGGAGGTGGGTTGGTCGGTCGAGGTGACCTGCGTGGTCGAGCACGCCGAGGTCTCCGACGCCGACCTCGGCGACGAGCCTCTGGTCCACCAGCGCGGCCGCTGGTGGCGGATCGGCACCGGCGCCTGA